In the genome of Bradyrhizobium ottawaense, the window TGGGGTCAATCCCGCGCCGGACGTCCTCGGCGGCGGCCGTGGCAAGCATCCGGGCTTGGCTGGGTGTCAGCGGATGGCCAATCTGCGGCTGAGCCGGGGAGGGGGTGAGCGCCAGCGGCCCGAGTGTGAGCTTCTTAGGCGCGCGCTGGCCGACCTCGTCGCGCTCGACCGGCGAGCGGAAGCGGAACACCCACGACTTGATGCCGGAGGGGTGGACCACCAAGAACAGGCCGGCGGCACCGCCGTCCGACTTCTCATAACGGACCGCGCGCGGCTTAAGCTGTTCGATTGCCAGGTTGGACAGCGCCCTAGTCTTCGCCATGCCGTTACCCCAAGGTGCTCAGGGGTAACGTCTTGGTGCCGTTAGCGAACGTTACCCTGCGTGACTATCATGGCGTAACAATCGCAAAAAATCAATGAAAAACAGAGGAGTTTGCGCGGCCGGACGTTCAGTCTCGTTACGCTTTGTTACGGTATAACCTTCGTCTGGGAGACTAGGGGTCGGAGGTTCAAATCCTCTCGCTCCGACCATTTCAAAGAATCAAATTTTCGGGCGGGTTACCGCGGGCCGCACGTTTGCGGTTGCAACGTTCCGCGAGTGTTGCCTTGACGTCACAGCGTGCAGCGTCAACATGATTTAAGAATTTCGGGCGCGTTGGAATCGCGGAGGGGGCGTCCCGTGAGAAGAGTGCTGGCCGCTGTAGCAGTCTTGGCGAGTGTCGCGTCGGGGGCGGAAGCTGCTGACCAAAGCCCTTCACTTTTCACGAAAGCGCGCACAGCTGACCCCAGCCCGAGCTGGACGGGATTTTATGTAGGCGGCAACGTTGGTGGGGCATGGGCAAACCGGTCCGTGGTTTTTACGAGTGACGCCGCTTCCGCTTTCCTTTTCAATCCCGGAGTTCCGCTTGTAGCTCCGTTTGCGGGGCAGGTTGCTCTCAGCGCTCACGATTTTTCGATGAATGGTGTAACGGGAGGTTTGCAGGCGGGCTACAATTGGCAGCTGGGTGGCAAATGGCTCGTCGGCGTTGAAGGCGACTTGAGCGCATCCAGCTTGCGCGGAAGCGGTCGCGAAACCGCGCCGATTCTGCCCCCAGCTTTCACACAGACCATCTCGGCCGAGCAAAAGATTGATTGGTGGGGCAGTATTCGTGGGCGCTTTGGGGCGCTGGTCTCGCCTAGCGTTCTTCTGTATGGGACCGGCGGCTTCGCTTTTGGTCGGGTGGCGACATTTGACGACTATATCGTAAACGGACCGCCTGGAGGCTTCAGTATCTCCGTCAGCGGCACTTCATTTGCTTGTACAACGGGATTGACGTGCTTCACGGGGAGCAATTCCCGCATTCAGACCGGCTGGACGTTGGGTGGAGGCGGCGAATGGCGCTTTGCGCCTCGTTGGAGCTTCAAGGCCGAATATCTTTACGTTGACCTCGGCAAATCGTCAGTGACGGCCAACGCACTCGCAACGGGTATTGGTCCGAACCTGTCCAGATACACTGCGAATTTCGGCCGGGCGGATTTCCACGTGGCGCGAGTGGGCGTGAACTATCACTTTTGAGCTTTGGAGCAGATCTCCGTAAGGGCCACCTACCTCAAATACCCCACCACCATCCGCGTCGTCTCGTCCACCAGCGTCCGCACCATCTTCTCCGACAGCATCTCGGCGCCGTGCAGCACCGTGTTGTGCGCGATCGCTTCGATCGCGCTGACGCAGATGAAGGTTGCGACATCGAGATCGACCTTGCGCATCTCCTTGCGGCGGCTTTCGAGATAGGCGCGCACTAACGTTTGGATCTCTCGGTTGTAAGCTTCGACGTCTTTGAGCTGGCCGGTGCGTGGGATCTGCTCGGCGAGGACGCGGTGTAGCTTCGGATTGATGCGGTGGGCGTCGATCGCGACGGTGACGAGTTTTCGCACCGCCTTGTCGATCGGCAGATCGGCGACTTCAACGAGCGCGGCGCGGACGATGCCCATGATCTCGTCGTTGTGACGGTCGATCACGGCGGCGACGAGCGCTTCCTTGCTTGGAAAATACTGGTAGAGCGAACCGACGCTGACGCCGGCGATTTCGGCGATGCGGTTGGTGCTGGCCTTCTCAAAACCTTCGCGGACCAGAATGCGAGCGGTCGCCTCGACCAGAGCGTCGATGGTGGCGCGTGATCGCGCCTGCGAGGCATTTTTCCGGGGTTTTGTCGGCGGTTGGCGAGCCACGATCTTGTGATCCGAATGCGAGTAGGAAAAGCGAGCGAATACTCGCATTATATCGGCAGGTGGCGGTGGGTCGGCAAGCCCCTTGTCGCCGTTTCGAAAGTGCCAGATGGGGATGTGGCCATGAGCGTTGCCAGACTAGTGTCGGCCTTGCAGTTCTGCCCGGGCGGTTGCGTGTTCGGTCCACCGGCCCGGCGCGATCCCGCCCCAAGCCTGCAAAGTCGCGTCTTCAACATGCTGCTCGCCCTGCTGCCCTACAAGCAGCAGCTGGCATCAATCGAAGCCGTGCAGGCGCATGTGCAGAAGCTCGCCTTGCAGCCGGCCTCTTACGAGCCGCCGGGCCTGGGGCGCGGCGTCGAGGCGACGCTGACCAAGATGGGCGGC includes:
- a CDS encoding outer membrane protein encodes the protein MLAAVAVLASVASGAEAADQSPSLFTKARTADPSPSWTGFYVGGNVGGAWANRSVVFTSDAASAFLFNPGVPLVAPFAGQVALSAHDFSMNGVTGGLQAGYNWQLGGKWLVGVEGDLSASSLRGSGRETAPILPPAFTQTISAEQKIDWWGSIRGRFGALVSPSVLLYGTGGFAFGRVATFDDYIVNGPPGGFSISVSGTSFACTTGLTCFTGSNSRIQTGWTLGGGGEWRFAPRWSFKAEYLYVDLGKSSVTANALATGIGPNLSRYTANFGRADFHVARVGVNYHF
- a CDS encoding TetR/AcrR family transcriptional regulator; this encodes MARQPPTKPRKNASQARSRATIDALVEATARILVREGFEKASTNRIAEIAGVSVGSLYQYFPSKEALVAAVIDRHNDEIMGIVRAALVEVADLPIDKAVRKLVTVAIDAHRINPKLHRVLAEQIPRTGQLKDVEAYNREIQTLVRAYLESRRKEMRKVDLDVATFICVSAIEAIAHNTVLHGAEMLSEKMVRTLVDETTRMVVGYLR